The Microbacterium sp. SORGH_AS_0428 genome contains the following window.
GACGAGTCGCTGCTCGAGAAGTACTTCGGCGGCGAGGAGCTCTCGCTGGCCGAGATCAAGGGCGCGATCCGCAAGCTCACGATCAACTCCGAGGTCTACCCGGTCCTGTGTGGCTCGGCGTTCAAGAACCGCGGCGTGCAGCCGATGCTGGACGCGGTCGTCGACTACCTCCCCTCGCCCCTGGACGTGCCCGCCATCGAGGCTCACGACCCCAAGGACGAAGAGATCGTCATCGAGCGTCACGCCGACCGCGACGAGCCGTTCGCAGCCCTCGCGTTCAAGATCGTCACGCACCCCTTCTTCGGTCGCCTGACCTACATCCGCGTGTACTCGGGTCACCTCGACTCCGGTGCCCAGGTCGTGAACGCGACCAAGGGTAAGAAGGAGCGCATCGGAAAGATCTTCCAGATGCACGCCAACAAGGAGATGCCGGTCGACTCGGTGACCGCCGGTCACATCTACGCCGTCATCGGTCTGAAGGACACCACCACCGGTGACACCCTCTCCGACAGCACCAACCAGGTCGTCCTCGAGTCGATGACGTTCCCGGAGCCGGTCATCGAGGTCGCGATCGAGCCCAAGACCAAGGCCGACCAGGAGAAGCTGGGTCTTGCGATCCAGAAGCTCGCTGAAGAGGACCCGACGTTCCGCGTCGAGCAGAACGCCGAGACCGGTCAGACGGTCATCAAGGGCATGGGCGAGCTCCACCTCGACATCCTCGTCGACCGCATGAAGCGCGAGTTCAAGGTCGAGGCCAACGTCGGAAAGCCCCAGGTCGCGTACCGCGAGACGATCCGCAAGACCGTCGAGCGTCACGACTACACGCACAAGAAGCAGACCGGTGGTTCGGGTCAGTTCGCCAAGATCCAGTTCGCGCTGGAGCCCCTCGAGGTCACGGCGGACAAGACGTACGAGTTCGAGAACAAGGTCACGGGTGGCCGCATCCCGCGCGAGTACATCAGCCCCACCGATCAGGGCTTCCAGGACGCTATGAACGTCGGCGTGCTCGCCGGCTTCCCCATGGTGGGCGTGAAGGCGATCCTGCTCGACGGTGCCTCGCACGACGTCGACTCCTCGGAGATGGCGTTCAAGATCGCGGGCTCCATGGGCTTCAAGGAGGCCGTCCGCAAGGCGAACCCCGTCATCCTCGAGCCGATCATGGCCGTCGAGGTGCGTACTCCCGAGGAGTACATGGGCGACGTCATCGGTGACCTGAACTCCCGTCGCGGCCAGATCCAGTCGATGGAGGATGCGGCCGGCGTCAAGGTCGTCCGTGCCAACGTCCCGCTGTCCGAGATGTTCGGTTACATCGGTGACCTGCGTTCGAAGACCTCCGGTCGCGCTGTCTACTCCATGGAGTTCGACAGCTACGCCGAGGTCCCGCGTAACGTCATGGACGAGATCGTTCAGAAGACGAAGGGCGAGTAATCTCCTCGGAGGTCTCGTCTGCGGACGGGGCGGTTTCGTCCCGTCCGCACTTCTGGCTCACAACTTCACACGACCCCTCTCTATTACACTGAGAACAATCCCCGTAGCGAGCCGGTCGCAACCCAGCGACCGGAGTCTCTACACGACGTCCTGAGGAGGACCCAGTGGCTAAGGCCAAGTTCGAGCGGACCAAGCCGCACGTGAACATCGGAACGATCGGTCACGTCGACCACGGCAAGACCACGCTCACCGCCGCGATCTCGAAGGTGCTCGCCGACAAGTTCCCGTCGGCCACCAACGTGCAGCGCGACTTCGCGTCGATCGACTCCGCTCCCGAGGAGCGCCAGCGCGGCATCACGATCAACATCTCGCACGTCGAGTACGAGACGCCCAAGCGTCACTACGCTCACGTCGACGCTCCCGGTCACGCTGACTACATCAAGAACATGATCACCGGTGCCGCTCAGATGGACGGCGCGATCCTCGTGGTCGCCGCCACCGACGGCCCGATGGCTCAGACCCGCGAGCACGTGCTGCTGGCCAAGCAGGTCGGCGTGCCGTACCTGCTCGTCGCCCTGAACAAGAGCGACATGGTCGACGACGAGGAGATCCTGGAGCTCGTCGAGCTCGAGGTTCGCGAGCTGCTGTCGTCGCAGGACTTCGATGGCGACAACGCCCCCGTCGTCCGCGTCTCGGGCCTGAAGGCTCTCGAGGGTGACGAGAAGTGGGTCAACTCGATCGTCGAGCTCATGGAGGCCGTCGACGAGTCCATCCCGGACCCGGTGCGCGACAAGGACAAGCCGTTCCTGATGCCCATCGAGGACGTCTTCACGATCACCGGTCGTGGCACCGTCGTCACGGGCCGCGCCGAGCGTGGCACCCTGGCGATCAACTCCGAGGTCGAGATCGTCGGTATCCGTCCGACGCAGAAGACGATCGTCACCGGTATCGAGATGTTCCACAAGCAGCTCGACGAGGCGTGGGCCGGCGAGAACTGTGGTCTGCTCCTTCGTGGCACCAAGCGTGACGACGTCGAGCGCGGCCAGGTTGTCGTCAAGCCCGGTTCGGTCACCCCGCACACCAACTTCGAGGGCACGGCGTACATCCTGTCCAAGGAGGAGGGCGGCCGTCACAACCCGTTCTTCACGAACTACCGTCCGCAGTTCTACTTCCGTACCACGGACGTGACCGGCGTCATCACGCTGCCCGAGGGCACCGAGATGGTCATGCCCGGTGACACCACGGAGATGTCGGTCGAGCTCATCCAGCCGATCGCCATGGAAGAGGGCCTCGGCTTCGCGATCCGTGAGGGTGGCCGCACCGTCGGCGCCGGCACGGTGACCAAGATCCTCAAGTAAGTCCTTCGGACTTCGCCGACAGGGGTCGGGCCTTCGGGCCCGGCCCCTGTCGGCATTCGTGGAGTACGCCATCCGATACGCTCGTCTGGTGGCATCCCGATACCCCGTCTCGAAGCTCGCGCGCGCATTCGGGATCATCGCCATCGTGGACGCTCTGATCGCGGTGGCCGTGCCGTTGGGCATCGCCTTCGCCATGTACCGAGGCCTCACCTCCGAGGTCCTCAGCACCCCGCTCATCGGTCTCGTGGGCGCCGCGATCGCGCTCATCGGCTTGATCCTCTGCGTGCTCGGAGCGATCGCCGGACGGGGACAGCAGTCGGCGACGGTGATCATCGGCGCCTTGATGAACGCGGGAGTCCTCCTGGGGCTGCTGCTCGCGGTCTTCCTCCCGATGCTCACGGGGGCGTAGGACGCCTCACAGCCCGGGTGCCCTAGTATTGCCGTCAACGCATGCCACGGGGGACGGCGGGGAATGAGCATGTCGATGTCTGCGCACGAGACCGAGAGCCTGCTGGAGCAGTGGAGCACAAGCGAATCGCCCGCGCGTAAGCCCGCTCCCAGCCGGCTGAGAATCGGCATCGCGCTGGCGGGGCTGCTCGCCTACGTCGGCGTCGTGCTCGCCGCCACTCTGTCGCCGACGCCCTTGGACGCCGGCTACGACGTCGCCATCGAACGTTTCCTCGGGGTGCTGCATCGCAACGGCATCCCGGAGTGGTTCGGATACAGCAAGCTGGAGTTCACCGCGAACATCGCGATGTTCGTCCCGCTCGGGTTCCTGCTCGCGCTCGCTCTGCCCCGCAAGGCGGTGTGGGCAGCCATCCTCATGATCCCGGCGTTCTCCGGGGCGATCGAACTCTTCCAGGCGACCTTCCTCGCCGCGCGCTTCGCCTCGGTGCTCGATGTCGTCGCGAACACGACGGGGGGCTACCTGGGGGCGATCTTCGCGATCGCGCTTCGCGCGGTCGTCGACGCCCGCGACAGCAAGCTCATCGCCCGAGCCCTGTGGGAGCGCGGGATGCGCTGAGGCGCGCACAGCGGGTCGGGTAGGAGTCTCAGGCGGAGTCGGTACGGGAAAGCGTCCGGACTGCCCGCGCAGGGACGCCTGCATAGAGCGTGTGCGGCTCGCAGTCGCGGGTCACGAGGGCGCCGGCAGCAATCACCGCACCGTCGCCCACGGTGACGCCGGGCAGGAGGGTTGCCCGTGCGCCGATCCATACGCCCGCGCCGATGGACACGCTCATGTGTTTCTCTGCGCCAGCCCGCCGCGTCTGGTCGTCCATGAGATGAGTGGTCGTCAGGATCGAGACCTGGGGACCGAGGTCGCATCGCGGGCCGATGCGTACCCATGCGGTGTTGTCGATGCGGCAGCCGTAGTTGATGAACGACTCTCTGCCGATCTCCAGGCGACGGGTGCCGAGCCATAGGCCCGCGCAGACCGCTGACTTCTCGGCACGGACGCCGACAAGTCGAAGCAGGCGCCACCTGACGAACCGGGGGACGATCCCAGAGGCGAGCAGCCCGTTGACGAGAACGTCGCGTACCCAGACGGCCCCTTGCTCCCGCACCTTGTTCACGATCGTGCCTCGGAAGTCGTCAACGGTGTGCGCTCCAGCCGATCGCGCACGCGCTTTCCGACCCACACGGAGAAACGGTGGGCGGGACGCTCGACGGCCCAGTAGAACAGTACGCCGGCGATGAGAGAAGCGACGAAACCCGAGACGATGCAGGCCCATAGCGGCAGACTCGCCGAACTTGCAGCGACGACGGCGAACAACACCGGCATGTGAACGAGGTAGAGGCTGAAGGAGATCGTTCCCAGGAACTGCGAGACACGGGTGTTCCCGAAAGATGCTGCACCGTGCCAGGAGAGGTAGAGCCAGACGAGGACAGTGGCACCGAGAGCGACCAGCGCTTCGTGGGCGTACACCCCCGTGGGGTGGATCCACTGAGCATTGAGGAGAACAAGTGCGAACACCAGCAACGGTACGCCCGCCCAGGATGAGACTCGCCATTGGGCAATGCGCTTGCTCTCGATCGCCATCACCGTGCCGATGGCGAACACCGGAAGGTAGATCAGCGGTTCACTGTTTAGTAGGCTCCCGCACGCCGTCAGTACGAGGCACAGCAGGATCTTGAGCGTCCAGGCCCGGCGCGCGACCAGCCCGAACGCGAGGTACAGGGGCAGAGCAAGAGAGAAGACGACCTCCCAACGCAGCGACCAGAGTGCCGGGTTGAGGGTGGTGCCACCGAACGCGAGGGTCATGGAGGCCGCAGCCGACTGTGGGGTGACGGGGCCGGCGTAGAGGGCGACCCACTGCCCGATGTCCGCGAGGGGAGCGCGTGAGATCAGCAGCCCAAGGACGACTGCGAGCAAGACGGAGCCCCATACCGGCAGGTAGAGGCGCAGCAGCCGCCGCGCGAAGTACGCCCCCCAGTCGACGCGCGAGCGGCGTTTGATGAACGGCAGTACGAGCACATATCCGGAAAGAACGAAGAAGACGGACACTGCCGCCGTTCCGTTCCACGCCACGTGGAGCGGTGAATAGACGGCCCAGGTCTCGGCAGGCCCCAGCGGTGCGAACCTGTTGAGGAAGATCTGCCCCAGCGATGGGAAAACAGCGACGCTGTGGCACAGGAGTACAACGAGAGCCGCGATGCCGCGCAGGCCGTCGAGCTGCGTCAGCCTCGTCGGCGCGGCGTCGCTCACCTCTTCTCCTTGGTGTCGCGGCCAATGAGAGCGCCACCGCGGACGCTGACATCGAGTTCGTCGAGCGTCTCCAACGCGTGGGCGAGCTGGGTCTTGAGCGTGCTCCCACGTCTCGTGAGGAGAAGTGCAGCATCATGTCCCGCAGCGCCGAGCGCGGCAGTCGTCGCGACTCGCACGCCCTGCGCGTCTGCTCCGCTGCTCACAGCCGGCGAACAGACAGCGATCGAGACACGCGTCGAACCCGGAGCGCTCGCACGCCGCTGCTCGACATTACGAGCGATGTTCTCCGAGTCGATCGACCCGCCTAGGTCGACAAGCGCCACAGACCTGACGCCGGCCGCGGCGAGGACGTCTAGCCGATCGATCAGCGCGTCAACGAGAGCACCCTCGACGGCGGTTCTGCCGCGCGCACGTGTCACATCCATGACGGGCCTCACGCCAGCGAGCTGGAGGTCGACGTCCCACAGCACGACGCGACGGCGGTATTCGCCCACGACCACGATGAGAGCGCCGAGGGCGAGACCGGAAGCGGTTGCGATCGTAAGGTAGGACTGCGCATCGGGGGAGCGTGGTTCGGACGGCAGCGCGGCGCTCTGGGCGAGTTCGAGGTCTGTATCCAGGGCCGGGCTGTCCGCGTCAGCAACGCGTCGCAGTACGGCGTCAGCTACCGCATCCGCCGCATTCGCCGCGCCCTCGGCGGACCCTCCGGTCGCGCTGACGCGGACGAGGAATGTGCCGTAGACGTTGAACGCGGTGATCCGGTTCTTCAGGTCTGCGCCTGAACCTTCTCTCGCCAATTGCGCAGACGCAGCGTCGAGGACCGGCGAAGAAGTGGCGAGCTCAGCGACGGTGGGGATTCGGCTGGCGTCGCCCACGAGAATGTCTGCTGATGCCGCGTAGACGCGAGGCGTCGATGCCGCCAGGCCGAGACCGCATGCTGCACCGAGAAGAGCTGCGCCGAGGAGCAGGCCCCACATGCGCCGCAGTGCGAGCAGATAGAGTCTGGCGTCCACATTCCCCCATCTCGACGGCCGACGACGGCTCCGTCGAGGAGAAGATCGGCGCTGCCAGCATCCCTCGGCGTGCACCGCCGCATCGAGCTTACCGTCGGCCGGCTTCTGGAACGAGTCGCCCTTGGTAGTCTCGCCAGGTGACCGCGCTCGGATTCGTCTTCCTTGCGCTCTACGTCGTCTCGTTGCGCTGGGGGCGTGTCGGTATCGCGTCCGTCATGGCGCTCAGCATCGGATTCGCGGATTCGGCGATGGTGAACGTGGGACCGGTCTCCTTCTCGCCGTACTACTTCGGTGCACTGCTGATCGTCCTCTTCACGCTCGTTCTGGCCGTGATGGGGCGAAGGCCCCTCGCTCAGTCGCGCACGGTCCTCATCCTGTGGGTGTGGGCCGGGGTTGTGACGATCCTGGGGCCGATCCTGTTCGCGGGCATCCCCGTCATCTCGTCGGCGATCGGCCTGGACCAGCAGGTCGACAACCCAAGCTCGTTGGGTTTCTCCATCTCGAATGTCGCTCAGTTGGGCTATCTCACCATCAACCTTGTGGTGCTGCTCGCTGCGATGCGATCGCGCCTCGTGCGGTCCGCGGCGGTCTCTGCGGGGCTCGGCTTGGGCGTCGCGGTAGCACTCAGCGAGCCCCTTTCAAGGATCGTGAGGCTGTCATGGCCCGCGGATTTCTTCCACAATTCGGAACGCGGTTTCTATACAACAGAGGTCGCACGCACGAGCGCTCAGTTCTCCGAACCTTCCCACCTCGGGGCGTTTGCGGCTGTGGCGAGCGTCTACTTCGCCGTGATGATCGTTACCGCGGATGCCCGGCGGAGTCGAGTGGCTGCGGTAGTCGGGACCGTGGCAAGCGGTGCGGCCTTAGCCGCATCCGGCGCCGCGACGGGATACGCGGGCGCGGCGATCGTGGCGGGTGGTCTAGCGCTCTGGGGTGTGTGGAGACTCCTTCGTAGACGGTTTGCGGTGAAGATCCCCATGCCGTGGCTGGTTGCCTTCTCGGTACTCACGCCGTTTGTTCTCTTGGTCGGCCCTATCCTCGCGGCGAAAGAGATCTTGGAGCTGAACGCAGTGAAGGAGGCGACCGGGTCGAGTGACAATCGAGCCTTCGTCGACGTGCACGGGCTGGCGGTGCTCTTCGATACGTATGGGATCGGCGCTGGGCTCGGCGCCAACCGTACGTCCTCGCTCCTGCCTCTTCTGTTGAGCACGATCGGGATACTCGGCACTGTGCTCGTGATCGTGTTGTTCGTCCGAGTCCTCCGCAACGGATGGTCTCTGCCCGGTCGCAGGCCCGCGGCCTTTGCACTCCTGACATACCTCGCGGCCGCCGTCGTGTCCTTCGCGGATTTCACGAACCCGATGCTCTGGGCCCTGCTGACCCTTCTGGCCGGGGCCGCACGTGTTCCGGGTGGATCCCGACTGAGCAATGAGTCGAAAGAGGTCCGAGCCGAGCCGTCGTCAGCGGAACTGGGGACCAGTTCATCCAGCAGCTGACGACGTGCTTCCGATGACTCGGGCGGGTACACCTGCCGCAATGGAATTCGGCGGTACATCTCGACTGACGACGGAGTTCGCCCCGATGAACGAGTTCTCGCCAATCGTCACGTTGGGCAGCACAACGACGTTCGCTCCGAGGAAGACGCGCCGTTCGATACGGACCGATGAGCGTTCGTCGGAGATCTGACCGACGCGGCTCCCTTCGCTCTCGTCGCCGTATGGGTGAGTCGTGTCGATGATCGTGCAGCGCGGGCCGAGGCTGACATCGTCTCCGATCTCTACCCTGTCGCACACGACGATGTGTGCATCCTGTTCGATCGTCACGCGGTTCCCGAGGGTCAGGCGGCCTCCGGGCAGGCCAGGGCGGTTGATGATCTGCAACCGAGCGCCATCACGAATGAAGCAGCTCTGACCAGCCGAGATCGAGCGAGGGCTCGTGATCACGAGCGGGCGGCGGATCCAGGACCGCGGACCGAAGCGACCGAACCGGCGCGCGTAGTACAGGCGCGAGACGATCTTCCAGTAGGTATCCGAGAGCTGGGGCATCTACACCTCGTTCATCGAGACGAGCCGCGACGGGCTCGGATCATCTGGAATACGCGCGACCACTCGGCGCGGGGCATCACTATTGCGGCCTGCCACGATACTCCGACAGCGATCGCCGCGAGTGTCCACACCAGGCCGATACCGACCGGCGCTGATGACGTCACCAGCGATCCGGCAACCAGGGCCAGGGCCAGAATCAGGCCGACGAGGGGTACGTAGAGCGCCCAGCGCCCCGCATCCACTCCTCGAAGGCCCGGGATGGATACGCGGGGGATCGCTTGATGACAGGTCACAGCTACCCCGACGGTGGAGCCGAGAACGGCTCCCAACGCCACCCCGAGCCCACCCCACCACTGCACGAGCAAGAGCGACGCGGCGATCGTCGTTGCGGCTTCCAGGATGGGTGACAGGATGAGCTTGCCATGCTGTGCGGTGGCGATGAAGCCCATGCTCAGCGGCGACGCGGCGAGATGAACTGTGGCTGCGCAGATGAGCGCGAGCGTGATGCCCCAGGTTTCTAGGTCGGCGAAGCGATCGGCGCCGGCGGCGATGAACAGGTACAGCGGTGTCGCGGCTACTGCGCAGATCGCGATTGAGAAGAGCAGCGCGGAGTGCGCCCGTGTCGCTCGCAGGATCTTGTCGCCGATGCTCATCGAGTCTGAGACGTGTGAGCGGCTGAGTTCGGGCAACAGAGGC
Protein-coding sequences here:
- the fusA gene encoding elongation factor G, yielding MAQEVLTDLNKVRNIGIMAHIDAGKTTTTERILFYTGVNHKIGETHDGAATTDWMEQEQERGITITSAAVTCFWNKNQINIIDTPGHVDFTVEVERSLRVLDGAVAVFDGKEGVEPQSETVWRQADKYDVPRICFVNKMDKLGADFYFTVDTIVNRLKAKPLVLQLPIGAENDFVGVIDLVEMRALVWPGDAKGDVTMGAKYEIQEIPADLADRAAEYREKLLETVAESDESLLEKYFGGEELSLAEIKGAIRKLTINSEVYPVLCGSAFKNRGVQPMLDAVVDYLPSPLDVPAIEAHDPKDEEIVIERHADRDEPFAALAFKIVTHPFFGRLTYIRVYSGHLDSGAQVVNATKGKKERIGKIFQMHANKEMPVDSVTAGHIYAVIGLKDTTTGDTLSDSTNQVVLESMTFPEPVIEVAIEPKTKADQEKLGLAIQKLAEEDPTFRVEQNAETGQTVIKGMGELHLDILVDRMKREFKVEANVGKPQVAYRETIRKTVERHDYTHKKQTGGSGQFAKIQFALEPLEVTADKTYEFENKVTGGRIPREYISPTDQGFQDAMNVGVLAGFPMVGVKAILLDGASHDVDSSEMAFKIAGSMGFKEAVRKANPVILEPIMAVEVRTPEEYMGDVIGDLNSRRGQIQSMEDAAGVKVVRANVPLSEMFGYIGDLRSKTSGRAVYSMEFDSYAEVPRNVMDEIVQKTKGE
- a CDS encoding DapH/DapD/GlmU-related protein codes for the protein MNKVREQGAVWVRDVLVNGLLASGIVPRFVRWRLLRLVGVRAEKSAVCAGLWLGTRRLEIGRESFINYGCRIDNTAWVRIGPRCDLGPQVSILTTTHLMDDQTRRAGAEKHMSVSIGAGVWIGARATLLPGVTVGDGAVIAAGALVTRDCEPHTLYAGVPARAVRTLSRTDSA
- a CDS encoding acyltransferase, whose amino-acid sequence is MSDAAPTRLTQLDGLRGIAALVVLLCHSVAVFPSLGQIFLNRFAPLGPAETWAVYSPLHVAWNGTAAVSVFFVLSGYVLVLPFIKRRSRVDWGAYFARRLLRLYLPVWGSVLLAVVLGLLISRAPLADIGQWVALYAGPVTPQSAAASMTLAFGGTTLNPALWSLRWEVVFSLALPLYLAFGLVARRAWTLKILLCLVLTACGSLLNSEPLIYLPVFAIGTVMAIESKRIAQWRVSSWAGVPLLVFALVLLNAQWIHPTGVYAHEALVALGATVLVWLYLSWHGAASFGNTRVSQFLGTISFSLYLVHMPVLFAVVAASSASLPLWACIVSGFVASLIAGVLFYWAVERPAHRFSVWVGKRVRDRLERTPLTTSEARS
- the tuf gene encoding elongation factor Tu, with product MAKAKFERTKPHVNIGTIGHVDHGKTTLTAAISKVLADKFPSATNVQRDFASIDSAPEERQRGITINISHVEYETPKRHYAHVDAPGHADYIKNMITGAAQMDGAILVVAATDGPMAQTREHVLLAKQVGVPYLLVALNKSDMVDDEEILELVELEVRELLSSQDFDGDNAPVVRVSGLKALEGDEKWVNSIVELMEAVDESIPDPVRDKDKPFLMPIEDVFTITGRGTVVTGRAERGTLAINSEVEIVGIRPTQKTIVTGIEMFHKQLDEAWAGENCGLLLRGTKRDDVERGQVVVKPGSVTPHTNFEGTAYILSKEEGGRHNPFFTNYRPQFYFRTTDVTGVITLPEGTEMVMPGDTTEMSVELIQPIAMEEGLGFAIREGGRTVGAGTVTKILK
- a CDS encoding VanZ family protein, producing the protein MSAHETESLLEQWSTSESPARKPAPSRLRIGIALAGLLAYVGVVLAATLSPTPLDAGYDVAIERFLGVLHRNGIPEWFGYSKLEFTANIAMFVPLGFLLALALPRKAVWAAILMIPAFSGAIELFQATFLAARFASVLDVVANTTGGYLGAIFAIALRAVVDARDSKLIARALWERGMR
- a CDS encoding acyltransferase; translated protein: MPQLSDTYWKIVSRLYYARRFGRFGPRSWIRRPLVITSPRSISAGQSCFIRDGARLQIINRPGLPGGRLTLGNRVTIEQDAHIVVCDRVEIGDDVSLGPRCTIIDTTHPYGDESEGSRVGQISDERSSVRIERRVFLGANVVVLPNVTIGENSFIGANSVVSRDVPPNSIAAGVPARVIGSTSSAAG